Proteins from a single region of Microtus ochrogaster isolate Prairie Vole_2 linkage group LG5, MicOch1.0, whole genome shotgun sequence:
- the Tesk1 gene encoding dual specificity testis-specific protein kinase 1: protein MRPEAPYTADHGRPKGQVLASPEIKSVGGPGRGRPSSYRALRSAVSSLARVDDFDCAEKIGAGFFSEVYKVRHRQSGQVMVLKMNKLPSNRSNTLREVQLMNRLRHPNILRFMGVCVHQGQLHALTEYMNGGTLEQLLSSPEPLSWPVRLHLALDIAQGLRYLHAKGVFHRDLTSKNCLVRREDRGFTAVVGDFGLAEKIPVYREGARKEPLAVVGSPYWMAPEVLRGELYDEKADVFAFGIVLCELIARVPADPDYLPRTEDFGLDVPAFRTLVGNDCPLPFLLLAIHCCSMEPSTRAPFTEITQHLEQILEQLPEPAPLSKTPLTKAPLTYNQESVSRGGPSATLPRPDPRLSRSRSDLFLPPSPESPPSWGDNLTRVNPFSLREDLRGGKIKLLDTPCKPATPLPLVPPSPLTSTQLPLVTTPETLVQPETPARRCRSLPSSPELPRRMETALPGPGPSPVGPSAEEKMECEGSSPEPEPPGPAPQLPLAVATDNFISTCSSASQPWSPRSGPPLNNNPPAVVVSSPQGWTGEPWNRAQHSLPRAAALERTEPSPPPSAPREPEEGLPCPGCCLGPFSFGFLSMCPRPTPAVARYRNLNCEAGSLLCHRGHHAKPPTPSLQLPGARS from the exons ATGCGGCCAGAGGCTCCCTACACCGCCGACCACGGCCGCCCGAAAGGACAGGTGTTAGCGAGCCCCGAGATTAAGAGTGTCGGG GGCCCGGGCAGGGGCCGGCCCTCCTCCTACCGGGCCCTCCGCAGCGCCGTGTCCAGCCTGGCGCGTGTGGATGATTTCGACTGCGCAGAGAAGATCGGGGCCGGTTTCTTCTCTGAGGTCTACAAG GTTCGGCACCGACAGTCGGGGCAAGTCATGGTGCTGAAGATGAACAAGCTCCCCAGTAACCGGAGCAACACGCTAAGGGAGGTGCAGCTGATGAACCGGCTCCGGCACCCTAACATCCTCAG GTTCATGGGGGTCTGTGTGCACCAGGGGCAGCTGCACGCTCTTACGGAG TATATGAATGGGGGCACCCTTGAACAGCTGCTGAGCTCCCCAGAACCCCTATCTTGGCCAGTCAGGCTCCACCTAGCACTGGACATTGCCCAAGGCCTACGGTACCTACATGCCAAAGGTGTGTTTCACCGAGACCTCACATCCAAG AACTGTCTGGTCCGAAGGGAAGACCGGGGCTTCACAGCTGTCGTGGGTGACTTCGGACTGGCTGAAAAGATTCCTGTGTATAG GGAAGGGGCAAGGAAGGAGCCGTTGGCTGTGGTGGGCTCCCCGTACTGGATGGCTCCAGAGGTGTTGCGGGGAGAGCTGTATGATGAAAAG GCTGACGTCTTCGCCTTTGGGATTGTCCTCTGTGAACTCATTGCCCGAGTACCTGCGGACCCTGACTACCTGCCCCGCACTGAG GACTTTGGCCTGGATGTGCCTGCTTTTCGAACACTGGTGGGAAATGACTGCCCGCTGCCTTTCCTGCTTCTGGCCATCCACTGCTGCAGC ATGGAACCCAGCACCCGTGCCCCTTTTACTGAAATCACCCAGCACCTGGAGCAGATCCTGGAGCAGCTGCCTGAGCCTGCTCCCCTCTCCAAGACGCCCCTCACTAAGGCTCCCTTGACGTACAATCAGG AGTCTGTTTCAAGAGGAGGTCCCTCTGCCACACTTCCCAGGCCAGACCCCCGGCTCTCCCGCAGCCGGTCAGACCTCTTCCTGCCACCTTCACCAGAATCACCTCCCAGTTGGGGGGACAATCTAACACGAGTCAACCCCTTCTCACTGCGGGAAGACCTCAGGGGTGGCAAGATCAAACTCCTGGACACACCCTGCAAGCCGGCCACTCCATTGCCCCTggtaccaccatcaccactgacCTCTACCCAGCTGCCCTTGGTGACCACTCCAGAGACCttggtccagcctgagaccccTGCCCGCCGCTGTCGCTCACTACCTTCATCCCCTGAGCTCCCCCGGCGGATGGAGACTGCACTGCCAGGTCCTGGCCCTTCCCCCGTGGGCCCTTCGGCTGAAGAAAAGATGGAGTGTGAGGGCAGCAGCCCCGAGCCAGAGCCCCCAGGGCCAGCTCCCCAGCTGCCGCTGGCTGTGGCCACTGACAACTTCATCAGTACTTGTTCCTCAGCCTCTCAACCCTGGTCTCCCAGATCAGGACCTCCCCTCAATAATAACCCCCCTGCCGTGGTGGTCAGTTCCCCGCAAGGATGGACTGGGGAGCCCTGGAACCGAGCACAGCATAGCCTTCCCCGGGCAGCAGCCCTGGAGCGGACAGAACCCTCGCCACCCCCATCAGCTCCTCGGGAGCCCGAGGAgggcctgccctgccctggctgCTGCCTTGGCCCCTTCAGCTTTGGCTTCCTATCCATGtgcccccgccccaccccagcTGTTGCCCGCTACCGCAACCTGAACTGTGAGGCGGGCAGTCTTCTCTGCCACCGAGGGCACCATGCCAAGCCACCCACACCCAGCCTGCAGCTGCCTGGGGCACGCTCTTAG
- the Cd72 gene encoding B-cell differentiation antigen CD72 — protein MADAITYADLRFVKVPLKNSVSNHLGQDCEAYEDGELTYENVQVSPVPAGASGLASSTLVDKAGVRSEQPAASWSPVKSPAVGWISRCPAVGLQYFLLGLFLACLMLGVAAICLGVRYLQVSQQFQQVTRILEATNSSLQQQLKQKTAQLEQKEGDLQGSLTKLSLSQDALQEKQKIHEVTEQQLQACQSEGQRSKENLEREEQQRRDLNQRLVNMRDTLRRSLSCSSDTCCPLGWTQHEGRCFYISHTLRSWQESQKYCTSLSSQLATIGKESDKYPYQVSLPNGLGKLLNDSKSYWIQQPSQNEENHWQARKNLRSPVSYSQSSYCMKLAKWYESWQRHFSKCTDSYPCICELEAFRFPDGDHLH, from the exons ATGGCTGACGCCATCACCTACGCAGACCTGCGCTTTGTGAAGGTGCCCTTGAAGAACAGCGTCTCTAATCACCTCGGACAGG ACTGTGAGGCTTACGAGGATGGAGAACTCACCTACGAGAATGTGCAAGTGTCTCCCGTCCCAGCAGGAGCATCAGGCTTGGCTTCCTCTACCCTAGTGGACAAAGCAG GCGTCAGGTCAGAGCAGCCAGCTGCATCCTGGAGCCCCGTGAAGTCGCCCGCTGTAGGATGGATTTCCCGTT GTCCCGCAGTCGGCTTGCAATACTTCTTGCTGGGCCTTTTCCTGGCCTGTCTGATGTTAGGGGTGGCTGCCATCTGCCTAGGAGTTCGCT ATCTGCAGGTGTCTCAGCAATTCCAGCAGGTTACCAGGATTTTGGAAGCCACCAACAGTAGCTTGCAGCAGCAGCTCAAGCAGAAGACAGCTCagctggagcagaaggagggggatcTGCAGGGGTCTCTGACAAAGCTGTCCCTGAGTCAGGACGCTTtacaggagaagcagaagatcCATGAGGTCACGGAGCAGCAGCTACAGGCCTGCCAGTCTGAGGGACAGAGGAGCAAGGAGAACTTGGAAAGGGAGGAGCAGCAGAGGAGGGACTTGAACCAGAGGCTGGTCAACATGCGGGACACACTGAGGCGCTCTCTTTCCTGTTCCTCAG ACACCTGCTGTCCGCTGGGATGGACACAGCATGAGGGAAGATGCTTTTACATCTCACACACTCTCAGGAGTTGGCAAGAGAGCCAGAAATACTGCACATCTCTGTCCTCCCAACTGGCTACTATAGGCAAAGAATCGGATAAGTATCCTTATCAA GTCTCTCTGCCCAATGGCTTAGGGAAGTTGCTAAATGATTCAAAGTCATATTGGATCCAGCAGCCAAgccaaaatgaagaaaaccattGGCAAGCTAGGAAGAATTTGAG ATCACCTGTATCTTATTCTCAAAGCTCATATTGTATGAAGCTAGCCAAATGGTATGAATCATGGCAAAGACACTTCTCAAAGTGTACAGACTCTTATCCTTGCATTTGTGAGCTGGAAGCTTTCCGGTTTCCTGACGGGGATCACCTGCACTGA